One Brassica napus cultivar Da-Ae chromosome A5, Da-Ae, whole genome shotgun sequence DNA window includes the following coding sequences:
- the LOC106442018 gene encoding sodium/hydrogen exchanger 3, which yields MAFGLLNTVLEKSETLLGSDHASVVSMNLFVALLCACIVLGHLLEETRWMNESITALIIGSCTGIVILLISGGKSSRILVFSEDLFFIYLLPPIIFNAGFQVKKKQFFRNFMTIMLFGAIGTLISFAIISLGAMHFFEKMNIGDLTISDYLAIGAIFSATDSVCTLQVLNKDETPLLYSLVFGEGVVNDATSVVLFNAIQRFDLTHINSTIVLEFAGNFFSLFILSTALGVAAGLLSAFTIKKLYFGKIKHSTDREVALMMLIAYLSYMLAELFHLSSILTVFFCGITMSHYTWHNVTDKSKVTTKHTFAALSFLAEIFIFLYVGMDALDIEKWDVVRNSPGQSIGVSAILLGLILLGRAAFVFPLSFLSNLTKSSPDEKIDWKKQVTIWWAGLMRGAVSMALAYNQFTTSGHTKLLGNAIMITSTITVVLFSTVVFGLLTKPLVKHLQPPSKKPSTPTSSFHEPLLNGDGSYIENHEPLHRTQGQSDYILEQITLRLFLSTPSRAIHHYWRSFDNAVMRRIFGGRGVSEVVPGSPIDTSVRQLWTEDVENKEQYAEP from the exons ATGGCATTTGGACTACTAAACACCGTATTGGAAAAGTCAGAAACTCTGTTGGGGTCAGATCATGCATCAGTCGTATCCATGAACTTGTTCGTGGCTCTGCTTTGTGCTTGTATCGTGCTTGGTCACTTACTTGAGGAGACTCGGTGGATGAACGAGTCAATCACCGCTCTTATCATT GGTTCATGTACTGGCATTGTGATCTTGCTTATAAGTGGAGGAAAGAGCTCGAGGATCCTGGTGTTTAGTGAAGATCTCTTCTTTATTTATCTTCTTCCACCGATTATATTCAATGCAGG GTTTCAAGTTAAGAAGAAGCAGTTTTTCCGTAACTTCATGACCATTATGTTGTTTGGTGCTATTGGTACTCTCATTTCATTTGCTATCATATCAttag gTGCAATGCATTTTTTCGAGAAAATGAATATCGGAGATCTCACCATTTCGGATTATCTAG CCATTGGAGCTATATTCTCTGCTACAGATTCTGTTTGCACCTTGCAA GTGCTTAATAAAGACGAGACTCCTCTCTTGTACAGTCTTGTCTTTGGAGAAGGTGTAGTAAATGATGCCACATCGGTCGTGCTCTTCAACGCTATACAAAGATTCGACCTAACACACATCAATTCAACCATAGTTTTGGAGTTTGCTGGAaacttcttttctctcttcatCTTAAGCACAGCTCTTGGTGTTGCA GCTGGATTGCTCAGTGCTTTCACTATCAAGAAGCTCTACTTCggaaa GATCAAGCACTCTACTGATCGTGAAGTTGCGCTTATGATGTTAATAGCATACTTGTCATATATGTTGGCAGag CTATTCCACCTAAGCTCTATCTTGACTGTGTTCTTCTGTGGGATTACTATGTCTCACTACACATGGCACAATGTTACAGATAAATCAAAGGTCACTAccaa ACACACTTTTGCTGCATTGTCGTTTCTAGCTGAGATCTTTATCTTTCTTTACGTTGGAATGGATGCTCTAGATATCGAAAAATGGGACGTGGTACGCAACAG TCCTGGCCAGTCTATTGGAGTGAGTGCGATACTCCTTGGCCTTATTCTTCTGGGTCGAGCCGCCTTTGTGTTCCCTCTTTCGTTCTTGTCGAACTTGACAAAGTCTTCTCCGGATGAGAAAATAGATTGGAAGAAACAAGTAACCATTTGGTGGGCTGGTCTGATGCGTGGTGCCGTGTCGATGGCTCTTGCTTATAATCAG TTCACGACTTCAGGACACACCAAGCTTCTTGGAAACGCTATAATGATCACCAGCACCATCACTGTTGTTCTTTTCAGTACTGTG GTATTTGGATTGTTAACCAAACCATTAGTCAAACACTTGCAGCCTCCATCAAAGAAGCCCTCCACACCGACATCATCTTTCCACGAGCCGCTCCTCAATGGCGATGGCAGCTACATCGAAAACCACGAGCCTCTGCACCGCACCCAGGGCCAATCAGACTACATCCTTGAACAAATCACTCTAAGACTGTTCTTGAGCACTCCTTCCCGAGCCATTCATCATTACTGGAGAAGCTTCGATAACGCGGTTATGCGTCGCATATTTGGAGGCCGTGGCGTTTCAGAGGTAGTTCCTGGCTCACCTATTGATACTAGTGTTCGGCAGCTGTGGACTGAAGACGTAGAGAACAAGGAACAATACGCTGAGCCTTGA
- the LOC125609117 gene encoding bifunctional 3-dehydroquinate dehydratase/shikimate dehydrogenase, chloroplastic-like, with product MAPSSSANVRPSHILSIPRPSPTCVPNLRLLASGFSLIFKSSYLSAELSSRQTRSVQVPVVSSTRKQRRSMEQSNVYVASNSMETEIGSQKITKNPSLICAPVMADSINKMVTETCKARELGADLVEIRLDSLKGFNPLEDLKTIIKKSPLPTLFTYRPKWEGGQHEGDENERLDVLRLAMELGADYVDVELQVASEFIKSIKGKKPKNFRVIVSSHNYQNTPSLEDLSDLSVRIQQAGADIVKIVTTSVDITDVARMFHITSNAQIPTIGLVMGQRGLMSHILCSKFGGYMTFGTLEYGKVSAPGQPTIKDLLDLYNFRRIGPDTKVYGVIGQPVSHSKSPVVHNQAFKSVDFNGVYVHLLVDDVASFLKAYSSSDFVGFSCGIPHKEAALTCCDEVDPLAKSIGAVNTILRRKSDGKLLGYNTDCIGSISAIEDGLRSSSRCTSASPLAGKTVVVIGAGGAGKAVAYGAKVKGAKVVIANRTYERALEVAEAIGGRAVSLADLENFHPEDGMVLANTTSVGMQPNVDETPISKHALEHYALVFDAVYTPRITRLLREAEECGAVTVSGSEMFVRQAYEQFEIFTGLPAPKELYWKIMSKY from the exons atggctccttcttcttcagctaATGTACGTCCTTCTCATATCCTCTCCATCCCACGACCGTCACCGACCTGCGTTCCCAACCTCCGTCTCCTGGCCTCCGGTTTCAGTCTCATCTTCAAATCGAGTTACTTATCCGCCGAACTCTCTTCCCGGCAAACCAGGAGTGTGCAGGTTCCTGTAGTTTCCTCCACTCGAAAGCAACGTCGAAGCATGGAACAAAGCAATGTCTAT GTGGCTTCAAATTCTATGGAAACGGAGATTGGAAGTCAAAAAATCACCAAGAATCCGAGCTTGATCTGTGCTCCAGTGATGGCGGATTCAATAAACAAGATGGTGACTGAAACGTGCAAAGCACGTGAACTGGGTGCAGATTTGGTGGAAATTCGATTAGATAGTCTCAAGGGTTTCAACCCTCTTGAGGATCTTAAAACAATCATTAAAAAATCTCCTCTTCCCACTCTGTTCACCTACAG ACCAAAATGGGAAGGTGGTCAACATGAAGGTGATGAAAATGAGCGTCTGGATGTGCTCCGTTTGGCCATGGAACTAGGAGCTGATTACGTTGATGTTGAACTTCAG gTTGCAAGTGAGTTCATCAAATCGATTAAAGGAAAGAAGCCTAAAAATTTTAGAGTTATTGTTTCATCACACAACTATCAGAATACCCCTTCCCTTGAGGATCTCAGTGACCTTTCTGTAAGAATACAACAGGCTGGAGCCGACATAGTGAAAATTGTTACTACTTCTGTTGACATCACAGATGTTGCTCGCATGTTCCATATAACTTCAAATGCTCAA ATTCCCACAATAGGACTTGTTATGGGTCAAAGGGGTCTAATGTCTCATATTCTTTGTTCAAAATTTGGTGGATATATGACCTTTGGCACCTTGGAATATGGAAAAGTGTCTGCACCTGGTCAACCAACGATCAAGGATCTGTTGGATCTTTACAACTTTAGAAGAATTGGTCCTGACACCAAGGTTTATGGAGTTATTGGCCAGCCTGTCAGTCACAGCAAATCACCTGTTGTCCACAATCaagctttcaaatcagttgattttAATGGAGTATATGTTCACCTATTAGTTGATGATGTTGCAAGCTTTCTCAAAGCATACTCATCCTCTGATTTCGTTGGATTCAG CTGTGGAATTCCTCACAAAGAAGCTGCATTGACATGTTGTGATGAGGTTGATCCATTGGCAAAG TCTATAGGAGCTGTGAACACTATACTAAGGAGAAAAAGTGATGGAAAGTTGCTGGGTTACAACACGGATTGTATTGGTTCCATTTCTGCTATTGAAGATGGCCTTCGAA GCTCAAGTCGTTGTACATCTGCTTCGCCATTAGCCGGTAAAACAGTGGTGGTTATTGGTGCTGGTGGAGCAGGCAAGGCAGTTGCTTATGGTGCAAAAGTGAAGGGAGCCAAAGTTGTAATTGCTAATCGAACTTATG AACGAGCACTAGAGGTTGCAGAAGCAATCGGAGGCAGAGCGGTATCTCTAGCAGATTTAGAGAACTTCCATCCAGAAGACGGCATGGTTTTGGCCAACACCACTTCTGTAGGTATGCAACCAAATGTCGATGAGACTCCCATTTCCAAG CATGCATTGGAGCACTACGCACTAGTATTTGATGCGGTGTATACTCCAAGAATCACACGACTGTTACGGGAAGCAGAAGAATGTGGAGCCGTAACAGTGTCGGGATCAGAGATGTTTGTGAGGCAGGCTTACGAGCAGTTTGAGATTTTCACTGGTTTGCCCGCTCCAAAGGAACTCTACTGGAAGATCATGTCAAAGTACTGA
- the LOC125609116 gene encoding uncharacterized protein LOC125609116, with product MNINRDEALRAQALAEALMQKSDFTAARKLAIKAHSMDSTLENISHMTMVCDVHCAAAEKTFGNNEMDWYGILQVDVNANEAVIKKQYRKLALLLHPDKNKLPGAESAFKLIGEAQRILLDKDMRMLHDVKRRTRPAPAPRVPSYRAQQASVNMRNVFNGVRPQGQPPHGFAPRPTFWTSCPFCGSRYEYGREHVKREVACQTCKKLFTAFEVSFPTQQNMFPGQRACAEPHKRPVDTKNVPSGKKAAAASTAENNNEKRKRKRKDMDEPSESSESESSSDSEDDSNNVPPGKKATASTVENNNGKRKRKDIDECSESSDSESSSDSEDDDTMAAGNNMGSNGGQEPRRSVRSKRQVSYNENVSDDDDVDLVNDVGEGENVDTEKVDEDHHHQSTEALNPKEKIQVSLDDSEDEESSLGGEAAAEEEANVINCEDPEFSDFDKLREKSCFSERQVWALYDEGEGMPRFYAVIKKVTKPRFSVKYVWLEPDETRDLPVSVGRYVLGDEGKTSSCDLFSHLVQSKTRSNAKNFTVFPGKGETWALFKNWDMEEEEDSDSPREYEFVEILSDHEEGGGTVSVGFLSKVEGFKYVYSPLPEEEADTFEIPPHELFRFSHRVPSFRLKGTEGRGVLEGWFELDPAALPVPGSQDHHQSPP from the coding sequence ATGAATATTAATAGAGATGAGGCTCTTAGAGCCCAAGCTTTAGCAGAAGCCTTAATGCAAAAGTCTGACTTCACCGCCGCTCGTAAGCTCGCCATCAAAGCTCACAGCATGGACTCCACTCTTGAGAACATATCTCACATGACGATGGTCTGCGACGTGCACTGCGCCGCGGCGGAGAAGACGTTTGGAAACAACGAGATGGACTGGTACGGGATACTCCAGGTCGACGTGAACGCTAACGAAGCCGTCATCAAGAAACAGTACAGGAAGCTCGCGCTTCTTCTCCACCCTGATAAAAACAAGCTCCCTGGCGCCGAGTCCGCTTTTAAACTCATCGGTGAAGCTCAGAGGATACTTTTGGATAAAGACATGAGGATGCTTCATGATGTTAAACGCAGAACGAGGCCTGCACCTGCGCCACGTGTACCTAGTTATCGCGCGCAGCAGGCAAGTGTTAATATGAGGAATGTCTTCAATGGGGTGAGACCTCAAGGCCAGCCGCCACACGGTTTCGCTCCTCGGCCAACGTTTTGGACCTCTTGTCCCTTTTGTGGGAGCAGGTATGAGTATGGGAGGGAGCATGTCAAGAGAGAAGTTGCTTGCCAGACTTGCAAAAAGCTGTTCACTgcttttgaagtttcttttccGACACAACAGAACATGTTTCCAGGACAAAGGGCTTGCGCTGAGCCACACAAGCGTCCGGTTGATACTAAAAATGTGCCCTCTGGAAAGAAGGCGGCGGCGGCTTCTACTGCAGAAAACAATAACgaaaagaggaagaggaagagaaaggaTATGGATGAGCCTAGTGAAAGCTCTGAGAGTGAGAGTAGCAGCGACTCGGAAGATGATAGTAACAATGTGCCCCCTGGAAAGAAGGCGACGGCTTCTACTGTGGAAAACAATAACGgaaagaggaagagaaaggaTATAGATGAGTGTAGTGAAAGCTCTGACAGTGAGAGTAGTAGCGACTCAGAAGATGATGATACTATGGCAGCAGGAAATAATATGGGATCCAATGGAGGACAGGAGCCTCGGAGGTCAGTACGTAGCAAGCGTCAGGTTTCTTATAACGAGAATGTgagcgacgatgatgatgttGACTTAGTCAACGACGTTGGGGAAGGTGAAAATGTAGATACTGAAAAGGTAGATGAGGATCATCATCACCAGTCTACTGAAGCCTTGAACCCAAAGGAGAAGATACAAGTAAGCTTAGATGATTCGGAGGACGAGGAGTCAAGTTTAGGAGGTGAAGcagcagcagaagaagaagcaaatgtTATCAACTGTGAGGATCCTGAGTTTTCTGACTTTGATAAGCTGAGGGAGAAGAGCTGTTTTAGTGAACGTCAGGTGTGGGCTTTGTATGATGAAGGAGAGGGGATGCCTAGATTCTATGCCGTCataaaaaaagttacaaaaccAAGATTCTCGGTTAAGTACGTTTGGTTAGAGCCTGATGAAACAAGAGACTTGCCTGTGTCTGTTGGTAGGTACGTACTTGGGGATGAGGGTAAGACAAGTAGCTGTGACTTATTCTCTCATCTGGTTCAAAGCAAAACGAGAAGCAACGCTAAGAACTTCACTGTGTTCCCGGGGAAAGGAGAAACGTGGGCTCTTTTCAAGAACTGGGacatggaggaggaggaggactcAGATTCTCCACGTGAGTACGAGTTTGTTGAGATACTGTCTGATCATGAAGAGGGAGGCGGGACGGTGTCTGTGGGGTTCTTGTCTAAAGTGGAAGGGTTTAAGTATGTGTACAGTCCATTGCCGGAGGAGGAAGCGGATACTTTTGAGATTCCGCCTCATGAGTTGTTTAGATTCTCGCATAGGGTACCGTCGTTTAGATTGAAGGGAACAGAAGGGAGAGGGGTGTTGGAAGGTTGGTTTGAGCTTGATCCAGCTGCTTTGCCTGTTCCTGGCTctcaagaccatcatcaatctccaCCTTGA